A genomic segment from Chitinophagaceae bacterium encodes:
- a CDS encoding sodium:solute symporter, producing the protein MSPLVLLLFVAGYFLLLIAVAWYTSRNSNNESFFIGNRNSNWMLVAFGMIGTSLSGVTFVSVPGAVGKEAFAYFQITIGYLIGYIIVAFVLLPLYYRLNLTSIYSYLNDRLGIRSYKTGASFFLVSRTLGATARLYLVVKILQDTILSGFGIPFWVTTIIILIMILLYTYEGGVKTIVFTDTLQTTFMLTGLVVCVGYILSTMNLDIGSAMHQMNEKGLGKIFYTNPDSKLFFLKQIVAGAFITITMTGMDQEMMQKNISVRTLKDSQKNMVTLSLIMMAVIMLFLFLGGLLYLYSESLGAVMENGKYVLNGLDVNGDKLFPYLALNHMPHVVAIIFIIALISALFPSADGAITALTSSFCIDILGMKRKDNWPEAEKKKTRQRVHLIVALVFLFFVMVFHWVNNPSMIGVILKVAAYTYGPLLGLFSFGIFTKRKIADKWVPIICIAAPVLCYLLDVYQKYIFGNFQIGLELLLINGLITFAGLLIISKKAN; encoded by the coding sequence ATGTCTCCATTAGTACTATTGCTTTTTGTAGCGGGTTATTTTTTACTCTTAATTGCTGTGGCCTGGTACACAAGCCGAAATTCCAACAACGAATCTTTTTTTATAGGCAACAGAAATTCCAACTGGATGCTGGTTGCCTTTGGCATGATTGGCACCTCTTTGTCCGGTGTAACTTTTGTAAGCGTGCCCGGCGCAGTAGGTAAGGAAGCTTTTGCTTATTTTCAAATTACCATTGGCTATCTTATTGGGTATATTATTGTAGCCTTTGTTTTGTTGCCATTATATTATCGTTTAAACCTTACCTCAATTTATAGTTATTTAAACGACAGGCTTGGCATACGTTCATATAAAACAGGCGCTTCTTTCTTTTTGGTTTCCCGAACGCTGGGAGCAACAGCACGCCTTTACCTGGTGGTAAAAATTTTGCAGGATACCATACTTTCTGGTTTTGGAATCCCTTTTTGGGTAACTACTATCATCATTTTAATTATGATTTTACTGTACACCTACGAAGGTGGCGTTAAAACCATTGTATTTACCGATACCTTACAAACCACATTTATGCTCACTGGTTTGGTGGTTTGTGTTGGCTATATTTTAAGTACTATGAACCTGGATATTGGCAGCGCCATGCATCAAATGAACGAAAAAGGGCTGGGTAAAATATTTTATACCAACCCCGACAGTAAATTATTTTTCCTGAAACAAATTGTTGCAGGTGCTTTTATTACCATTACCATGACCGGAATGGACCAGGAAATGATGCAAAAAAATATTTCTGTACGTACCTTAAAAGATTCTCAAAAAAACATGGTAACGCTATCATTAATTATGATGGCGGTAATAATGTTGTTCCTTTTCCTGGGCGGTTTATTGTATTTGTATTCCGAAAGCCTTGGCGCTGTAATGGAAAATGGGAAATATGTACTCAATGGCCTGGATGTAAATGGCGATAAATTATTTCCCTACCTGGCTTTAAACCACATGCCGCATGTGGTGGCTATTATTTTTATCATTGCCTTAATTTCTGCATTATTCCCAAGCGCCGATGGTGCTATTACTGCGCTTACTTCATCGTTTTGTATAGATATATTGGGCATGAAGCGTAAGGATAACTGGCCAGAGGCTGAAAAGAAGAAAACAAGGCAAAGAGTACACTTAATTGTAGCGCTTGTTTTTCTTTTTTTTGTAATGGTATTTCATTGGGTTAATAACCCCAGCATGATTGGCGTAATTTTAAAAGTTGCTGCTTATACTTACGGGCCACTGCTGGGCTTGTTTAGTTTTGGCATTTTTACAAAAAGAAAAATTGCCGATAAATGGGTGCCTATAATTTGTATTGCTGCGCCTGTACTATGTTACCTGCTTGATGTGTATCAAAAATATATTTTTGGTAATTTTCAAATTGGCCTGGAGTTGTTGCTTATTAATGGCCTCATCACATTTGCCGGGTTGTTAATAATTTCAAAAAAAGCAAATTAG
- a CDS encoding O-methyltransferase, which translates to MDLVHPLAENYAAKFTSPLDAMRHKVEQETLAHHEHSIMLSGHVQGIVLEMISRMIKPVNILEIGTFTGFSALCLVKGLQPGGILHTIEIRDKDAGICEQYFKEAKMQQQIKLHRGNALHIIPALHEEWDLVFIDADKVSYIQYYELTLQRLKPGGFILADNVLFHGEVLEEKLTGKNAKAIAAFNKYVANDSRVQQVILTLRDGLMLIRKK; encoded by the coding sequence ATGGATTTGGTTCATCCTTTAGCAGAAAATTACGCAGCAAAATTTACTTCGCCATTGGATGCAATGAGGCATAAAGTAGAGCAGGAAACCCTGGCTCATCATGAACATTCAATTATGCTTAGCGGTCATGTACAAGGAATAGTGCTGGAAATGATAAGCAGGATGATAAAGCCTGTGAATATATTGGAAATAGGCACATTTACAGGCTTTAGCGCTTTATGCCTGGTTAAAGGTTTGCAACCGGGAGGCATTTTACATACCATTGAAATACGGGATAAGGATGCAGGCATTTGCGAACAATATTTTAAAGAGGCAAAAATGCAGCAGCAAATAAAATTACACCGGGGAAATGCTTTGCACATAATTCCTGCATTACACGAAGAATGGGATTTGGTTTTTATTGATGCTGATAAAGTTAGCTATATTCAATATTACGAGTTAACTTTGCAAAGGTTAAAACCCGGCGGCTTTATACTGGCAGATAATGTGTTGTTTCATGGCGAAGTGCTTGAGGAGAAGTTAACAGGAAAAAATGCAAAAGCAATTGCCGCATTTAACAAATATGTTGCAAATGATAGCCGGGTTCAGCAGGTAATACTTACACTTAGGGATGGTTTAATGCTCATAAGAAAAAAATAA
- a CDS encoding glucosaminidase domain-containing protein, which produces MKQLGIGVLVCLLGYYGNAQTAQQLAYIDTYKDLAVKEMKRSGIPASITLAQGLLETEAGTSDLVRRSNNHFGIKCKSTWTGPSVSHTDDAPNECFRKYATAEESYSDHSNFLKGSDRYSFLFDLASNDYKGWAYGLKKAGYATNPNYPKMLIKYIETNNLQQYDQVEMIPGDIAITAPEKLPEVKPVVKPEKKSPLAKVAEVVEKIVKPTPVVVKNPKLMAAKSKVNGIKALFAQKGTSLLAIATANDIPLAKLLEFNDRDTDGLLNEYQVIYLDKKMKQGNKYVYFSLQDETLYQVAQNFGIQLQYLVQYNNISGSARVKKGQKIFLKPTANTELTKSR; this is translated from the coding sequence ATGAAACAACTTGGAATTGGCGTTTTAGTATGTTTATTGGGCTACTACGGTAATGCCCAAACAGCGCAGCAACTGGCTTATATTGATACCTACAAAGACCTTGCCGTAAAAGAAATGAAACGTAGCGGCATACCCGCTTCCATTACCCTTGCACAGGGTTTGCTGGAAACAGAAGCAGGAACCAGTGATTTAGTACGTAGGTCAAACAATCATTTTGGCATTAAATGTAAAAGTACCTGGACGGGCCCAAGCGTAAGCCACACCGATGATGCCCCCAATGAGTGCTTTAGAAAATATGCAACAGCAGAAGAAAGTTATAGCGACCATAGTAATTTTTTAAAGGGTAGCGACAGGTATTCGTTTCTTTTTGATTTAGCATCTAATGATTATAAGGGCTGGGCATACGGTTTAAAAAAAGCCGGCTATGCAACCAATCCCAACTATCCTAAAATGCTCATTAAATATATTGAAACAAATAACTTACAACAGTACGACCAGGTAGAAATGATACCAGGCGACATTGCAATTACGGCACCTGAAAAATTACCGGAGGTAAAGCCCGTAGTAAAACCAGAAAAAAAATCACCGCTTGCCAAAGTTGCCGAAGTGGTAGAAAAAATTGTAAAACCAACCCCGGTTGTTGTTAAAAATCCCAAATTAATGGCAGCAAAATCAAAAGTAAATGGCATTAAAGCTTTATTTGCACAAAAAGGTACTTCTTTGTTAGCTATTGCAACGGCAAATGATATTCCACTGGCGAAATTGCTAGAATTTAACGATAGGGATACAGATGGGCTGCTGAATGAATACCAGGTAATTTATCTCGATAAAAAAATGAAACAAGGCAACAAGTATGTTTACTTTTCTTTGCAGGATGAAACCCTCTACCAGGTAGCGCAAAACTTCGGTATACAATTGCAATACCTGGTGCAGTATAATAATATTTCGGGTTCAGCCAGGGTTAAAAAAGGCCAAAAAATATTCCTTAAACCCACTGCAAATACAGAACTGACAAAATCAAGATAA
- the hpt gene encoding hypoxanthine phosphoribosyltransferase: MPVIKVHDKNFIPFLNEAEIAGQVKAIAQKINADYEGKRPLFIAILNGSFMFASDLFKYLGIEAEISFIKLASYKGTKSSGNVITSIGLDEPLKGRHVIILEDIVDTGKTLFEFLPQLRDQQPASLKIAALLHKPEALKYQLEIDYLGFNVPNKFLIGFGLDYDGLARNLGAIYQLTEE; encoded by the coding sequence ATGCCTGTAATAAAAGTACACGATAAAAATTTTATACCCTTTTTAAATGAAGCAGAAATTGCAGGGCAGGTAAAAGCTATTGCCCAAAAAATAAATGCAGACTATGAAGGTAAACGGCCATTGTTTATTGCCATTCTTAACGGCTCCTTTATGTTTGCCAGTGATTTGTTTAAATATTTGGGCATTGAGGCGGAAATTTCTTTTATAAAACTTGCCTCCTACAAAGGCACCAAAAGTTCAGGCAATGTAATTACCTCTATTGGCCTCGATGAACCTTTAAAAGGAAGGCATGTTATCATACTTGAAGATATTGTGGATACCGGAAAAACATTGTTTGAATTTTTACCGCAATTAAGGGACCAGCAGCCAGCTTCATTAAAAATTGCTGCGCTGCTGCATAAGCCGGAGGCATTGAAATACCAACTTGAAATAGACTACTTGGGGTTTAATGTACCCAATAAGTTTTTAATTGGCTTTGGCCTGGATTATGATGGACTGGCAAGGAACCTTGGCGCAATTTATCAGCTTACAGAAGAGTAA
- a CDS encoding von Willebrand factor type A domain-containing protein, translating to MFFAILAKGQYYLRGEVKDDKGNALQNVKIFQHSSRSIYQTGPWGSFGIKSLLGSDTLTFTIDGYETASKVLSHNQWQTIVLKASTVNSNKSKPRLISLSGNENSDGRFTSTFDNETYFKLVENEFVPARQFPKNSFSLNVNKASYSNVRRFINMQSIVPTDAVRIEEMVNYFNLYYHKPVNNNLFNIETQISSCPWNANGQLLFLNVSARKLDMSKVPPANLVFLIDVSGSMDMPNRLPLLKAAFQLFVKNLRPIDQVSIVVYGGSVGLWLEPTSGIYKDSIAKSIEQLTAAGDTPGESAIRAAYNLARKTYISNGVNRVILATDGDFNVGEKSEEALEELITVQKQSGVYLTCLGVGMGNFKDSKLQTLAKKGNGNYAYLDDIMEAEKVLVQELTQTFYAVADDVVMNLEFNPLLVKQYRLIGFDNRRDAVTDPSSYIEGGEIGSGSSTLAIFEIITSLPQASDSQNIALIKLRYSLCNNPNVEYLNFPVINNFEPFNRLHNELKLATSIAMFGMQLRNSKYLGTTTWQMIYDIALQSANTSNFLQNEYLSLISKADELYNGPKKRPGKRKKKN from the coding sequence ATGTTTTTTGCAATCTTAGCAAAAGGGCAATATTATTTACGTGGCGAAGTAAAAGATGATAAAGGCAATGCACTTCAAAACGTAAAAATTTTTCAGCATAGTTCCCGTTCCATCTACCAAACAGGCCCATGGGGGAGTTTTGGCATTAAAAGCTTATTAGGTTCCGATACACTTACATTTACTATAGACGGGTATGAAACAGCTAGCAAAGTGCTTTCGCATAATCAATGGCAAACTATTGTACTAAAAGCCAGCACGGTAAACAGCAATAAATCAAAGCCCAGGCTAATTTCTCTTTCCGGTAATGAAAATAGCGATGGAAGGTTTACGAGTACATTTGACAACGAAACCTATTTTAAGCTGGTAGAAAACGAGTTTGTGCCTGCCAGGCAATTTCCAAAAAACAGTTTTTCATTAAATGTAAACAAGGCATCGTACAGTAATGTGCGCCGGTTTATAAATATGCAAAGCATTGTGCCCACCGATGCAGTGCGGATTGAAGAAATGGTGAATTATTTTAACCTTTATTACCATAAGCCTGTTAACAACAATTTGTTTAATATTGAAACACAAATCAGCTCATGTCCCTGGAATGCAAATGGCCAGTTATTGTTTTTAAATGTGAGCGCACGCAAACTGGATATGTCTAAAGTTCCTCCGGCAAACCTTGTATTTCTCATCGATGTTTCCGGTAGTATGGATATGCCCAACAGGCTCCCGTTATTAAAAGCAGCTTTTCAACTTTTTGTAAAAAACCTGAGGCCAATTGACCAGGTATCCATTGTAGTGTATGGCGGATCGGTAGGCCTGTGGTTAGAACCCACATCCGGAATATATAAAGACTCCATTGCTAAATCTATTGAACAACTTACCGCAGCAGGCGATACACCAGGAGAATCGGCAATTAGGGCTGCTTACAACCTGGCAAGGAAAACTTACATAAGTAATGGGGTAAACCGTGTAATACTTGCTACAGACGGGGATTTTAATGTGGGCGAAAAATCAGAAGAAGCCTTAGAAGAACTCATAACCGTACAAAAACAATCTGGCGTTTATTTAACCTGCCTGGGAGTAGGTATGGGAAATTTTAAAGATTCAAAACTGCAAACCCTAGCCAAAAAAGGCAATGGAAATTATGCTTACCTGGATGATATTATGGAAGCCGAAAAAGTGCTGGTGCAAGAATTAACCCAAACTTTTTATGCAGTTGCCGATGATGTGGTGATGAATTTAGAATTTAACCCGCTGCTGGTAAAGCAATACCGTCTCATTGGATTCGATAACCGGAGAGATGCAGTTACCGACCCTTCGAGCTATATAGAAGGTGGGGAAATTGGCAGTGGAAGCAGTACGCTGGCAATTTTTGAAATTATTACTTCTCTGCCACAGGCTTCAGATAGCCAAAATATTGCTTTAATAAAATTGCGCTACAGCCTTTGCAATAATCCTAATGTGGAATATTTAAACTTTCCGGTAATAAATAATTTTGAACCATTTAACCGTTTGCACAACGAATTAAAGTTGGCCACTTCAATTGCGATGTTTGGAATGCAATTAAGAAATTCAAAATACCTGGGCACTACAACCTGGCAAATGATTTACGATATTGCCCTTCAGTCTGCAAATACTTCCAATTTTTTGCAAAATGAATACTTGTCCCTTATCAGCAAAGCCGATGAGCTCTACAACGGTCCAAAAAAAAGGCCTGGCAAAAGGAAAAAGAAGAATTAA
- a CDS encoding T9SS type A sorting domain-containing protein produces the protein MILIYALGKRCLFVAFVLSFSFFQSANAQQFLTKIGDWNAYVHLPDDYNDGTNQTYPLIIFVPGLGECGTNPSKLLTYGPSKFIAEGNTMQFTVDGKTVKPIVISMQPVNTWPSPASINDRIDSILLRWRVDPKKINGTGLSMGGWAWQNYIDGYSLTYTNRLASMVVMSAVPPDNTIPKMKTYAENGGKWWGFEGTQDYRLMDIIRDTLNSGKAAAAHYTQYVGGHCCWNTWYNPSWTEGGENIYTWMMKQTRPDETALPVILLDFIAMQNGKTALIKWQTTEEVKSDYFVVERSIDGTNYSNLTNNIPAVGQGSSIRNYQAIDYNPSAGINYYRLKMVDIDGSFEYSKVLTVQMKGIKGSPIVIGGIIRNGRMIDIRINSLKQAAVSMTISDATGRVLQQFRANLVAGLNTISRPAGLSKGMYYVTLIQADGTRQTVPFFNN, from the coding sequence ATGATCCTTATTTACGCATTAGGCAAACGCTGCCTTTTTGTAGCTTTTGTACTCTCATTTAGTTTTTTTCAATCGGCAAATGCACAGCAATTTCTAACTAAAATAGGAGATTGGAATGCTTATGTACATTTACCCGATGATTATAACGACGGTACAAACCAAACTTATCCACTCATTATTTTTGTACCTGGCTTAGGGGAATGTGGAACAAACCCTTCAAAACTATTAACCTATGGCCCCTCAAAATTTATTGCAGAAGGTAATACCATGCAGTTTACTGTAGATGGGAAAACAGTAAAGCCAATTGTAATTTCTATGCAACCGGTAAATACATGGCCAAGCCCTGCTTCAATTAACGACAGGATTGACTCTATTTTATTGCGTTGGAGAGTAGATCCTAAAAAAATCAATGGCACCGGCCTTTCAATGGGCGGATGGGCATGGCAAAATTATATTGATGGCTACAGCCTTACTTATACCAACAGGCTGGCATCAATGGTAGTGATGAGTGCTGTTCCTCCGGATAATACTATTCCTAAAATGAAAACCTATGCCGAAAACGGTGGAAAATGGTGGGGATTTGAAGGTACACAGGATTACAGGCTTATGGATATAATAAGGGATACTTTAAATAGCGGTAAAGCTGCGGCTGCACATTATACCCAGTATGTTGGTGGCCATTGCTGCTGGAACACATGGTACAACCCAAGCTGGACCGAAGGTGGTGAAAATATTTACACCTGGATGATGAAACAAACCAGGCCAGATGAAACTGCACTGCCCGTAATATTATTGGATTTTATAGCAATGCAAAATGGTAAAACTGCATTAATTAAATGGCAAACAACCGAAGAAGTGAAAAGCGATTATTTTGTTGTTGAAAGAAGTATAGATGGTACCAATTACAGTAATTTAACTAATAATATTCCTGCAGTAGGGCAGGGTTCTTCTATCAGAAATTACCAGGCAATTGATTATAACCCAAGTGCCGGAATTAATTATTACCGTTTGAAAATGGTAGATATTGACGGAAGTTTTGAATACAGTAAAGTGCTTACCGTGCAAATGAAAGGCATCAAAGGATCACCAATTGTTATAGGCGGAATTATACGCAACGGAAGAATGATAGATATCCGGATCAACAGCCTTAAGCAAGCTGCAGTTTCAATGACTATTTCTGATGCTACGGGAAGAGTGTTACAACAATTCAGGGCAAACCTTGTTGCAGGTTTAAATACTATAAGCAGGCCGGCAGGTTTATCCAAAGGCATGTATTATGTTACCCTTATTCAGGCAGATGGCACACGCCAAACAGTACCTTTCTTTAATAACTAA
- a CDS encoding class I SAM-dependent methyltransferase, which produces MEWITILKCPISGADLRKLETDEINNLNIRIKENNLWQSDGKLMTTEISEGLITSTRQYIYPIIEGIILLLPDLAVVDSKEKIKGDTLSDDKKLVKDFYDSRGWHTTDKGDYEDADIFEDLRPFAQDYITQCHNRVKRYLNASGKYMMDAASGALQYNDYLQYSEGYQYRICVDMSFQGLSECKRKLGDKAICLLCDMTNLPVKDNQIEGFVSLNTIYHIPKDEQVKAITELYRVLQKGGKGVVVYDWYKHSPWMNISLLPFRGVEFIRHRLRNLFAKASGKQKASKMLYFYAHPYEYFKQNLPMPFKLACWRSISVPFMKVYTHSALFGKQILDKIYRAEEKNPEKYGLKGEYPMFVFEK; this is translated from the coding sequence ATGGAATGGATCACAATATTAAAATGCCCTATTAGCGGAGCCGACCTTAGAAAACTGGAAACAGACGAAATTAATAACCTGAATATAAGGATTAAAGAAAATAACCTTTGGCAATCGGATGGCAAATTGATGACAACCGAAATTTCCGAAGGCCTTATTACAAGCACCAGGCAATATATTTATCCAATTATTGAGGGAATTATTTTATTGCTACCCGACCTTGCAGTAGTGGATTCCAAAGAAAAAATTAAAGGTGATACACTCAGCGATGATAAAAAATTGGTAAAAGATTTTTATGATAGCAGGGGATGGCATACCACTGATAAAGGGGATTATGAAGATGCTGATATTTTTGAAGATTTAAGGCCATTTGCCCAGGATTATATTACCCAATGCCATAACAGGGTGAAACGTTACCTGAATGCCTCCGGTAAATACATGATGGATGCAGCATCGGGTGCACTGCAATACAACGACTACCTGCAATACTCCGAAGGTTACCAATACCGAATTTGTGTAGATATGTCCTTTCAGGGTTTAAGTGAATGTAAAAGAAAATTGGGCGATAAAGCTATTTGCCTTTTGTGTGATATGACAAACCTGCCCGTAAAAGACAACCAGATTGAAGGTTTTGTTTCACTCAATACCATTTACCATATTCCCAAAGATGAGCAGGTGAAAGCCATAACCGAACTATATCGTGTTTTGCAAAAAGGCGGCAAAGGTGTAGTGGTTTATGATTGGTACAAGCATTCTCCCTGGATGAATATTTCATTATTGCCCTTTCGGGGGGTAGAATTTATACGCCACCGTTTACGCAATTTATTTGCCAAAGCATCGGGTAAACAAAAAGCATCAAAGATGCTTTATTTTTATGCCCATCCTTACGAATATTTTAAACAAAATTTGCCCATGCCATTTAAGCTGGCCTGCTGGAGGTCTATCAGCGTGCCATTTATGAAAGTATATACGCATTCTGCGCTTTTTGGCAAACAAATATTGGATAAAATTTACCGTGCAGAAGAAAAAAATCCTGAAAAATATGGCTTAAAAGGTGAGTACCCCATGTTTGTTTTTGAAAAATAA
- a CDS encoding acyltransferase: MKVYFKNLDGIRFIAALLVILQHTSEYKADTHAALPNSMLHQFKEFGGYGVTLFFVLSGFLIFYLLFAEHEFKKTISVKSFYIRRVLRIWPLYFGFGLIQIFGIDWAMKHMGNPVDTPVLENLFYLFTFSINLQLLFATLNRGIIELYWSVCIEEQFYLLAPWLVKKWYKSILYIILGMIAIAFVFKFYMRYLDVSQGVDFNNNNPLYLFTLCRIDNFGMGILAAYIYFNKNIYAKVEKYVTNKWIQVCVALFTLLYMIKVIPMPQFEQDYFFATTPSILYAYLILAASTGNFFVNLEKPILKSLGKYSYGIYVYHAVLSQLVLMAFMKMIPGKNIFTYDILYPITSVIVTAIVAGLSYELYEKHFMKLKQKFTIIKNRDV; this comes from the coding sequence ATGAAGGTATATTTTAAAAATTTGGATGGCATCCGTTTTATTGCCGCTTTGCTGGTAATATTGCAGCATACATCCGAGTATAAAGCAGATACCCATGCAGCGTTACCCAATAGCATGCTCCACCAGTTTAAGGAGTTTGGCGGCTATGGTGTAACGCTATTTTTTGTTTTAAGCGGCTTCCTTATTTTTTACCTGCTTTTTGCAGAACATGAGTTTAAAAAAACCATTAGTGTAAAAAGCTTTTATATACGTCGAGTGCTACGCATATGGCCTTTGTATTTTGGCTTTGGGTTGATACAAATTTTTGGTATAGACTGGGCCATGAAACACATGGGCAACCCTGTTGATACGCCGGTTTTAGAAAACTTGTTTTACTTATTTACCTTTAGCATAAACCTGCAACTATTATTTGCAACACTCAACCGGGGAATTATTGAACTGTACTGGTCGGTATGTATTGAAGAGCAATTTTACCTGCTGGCGCCATGGCTGGTAAAAAAATGGTATAAAAGTATTTTATACATTATTTTAGGGATGATAGCCATTGCTTTTGTTTTTAAATTTTACATGAGGTATTTAGATGTTTCCCAGGGAGTAGATTTTAATAACAACAACCCTTTATACCTGTTTACGTTATGCCGTATAGATAATTTTGGTATGGGTATATTGGCTGCTTATATTTATTTTAATAAAAATATTTATGCCAAAGTAGAGAAATATGTTACCAATAAATGGATACAGGTTTGCGTGGCGCTGTTTACCCTTTTATATATGATTAAGGTAATTCCTATGCCGCAATTTGAACAGGATTATTTTTTTGCTACTACACCATCTATTTTATATGCCTACCTGATACTTGCAGCCAGTACAGGAAACTTCTTTGTAAACCTTGAAAAGCCCATATTAAAATCTTTGGGAAAATACTCTTATGGCATTTATGTTTATCATGCCGTATTATCGCAACTGGTGCTTATGGCTTTTATGAAAATGATACCCGGAAAAAATATTTTTACCTACGATATATTATACCCAATTACCAGCGTAATAGTAACGGCTATTGTTGCCGGCCTATCCTACGAGTTATATGAAAAGCATTTTATGAAATTAAAGCAAAAGTTTACCATCATTAAAAACAGGGATGTTTAG
- a CDS encoding glycosyltransferase, with amino-acid sequence MALQVFTIFWIVFQVAIALILLFPVISYTWWLLLSKTQKIKSQPILAPDYGIIVTAYKYAGNLPNVITSLLNQDYPHYMIYVVADNCGDDVIFPEHDKLVILKPKPALGNQLKSHFLAINNFKRPHNIVTIIDSDNLTHPAYLSGLNKWFNRGFKAVQGVRAAKNTNTEYASLDAVNEMYYLFYDRKILFGIGSSCMLSGSGMAFTTALYKECLQSSNSSGAGFDKILQKEILLRNHRIAFAENAIVYDEKTASADQLVKQRARWINTWFRYSKFGFQLMLKGIINFNLNQWLFGFVLVRPPLFMLLILCLAITVINFFINPYFALAWVFALLLFTLGFFIALYNSGAGKNLYKALWHIPKFIFLQIVSLFKAKKANEISVSTQHQIHEEIDTLIK; translated from the coding sequence ATGGCATTGCAGGTATTTACTATTTTTTGGATCGTTTTCCAGGTGGCTATTGCACTCATCCTGTTGTTTCCGGTTATATCCTATACCTGGTGGTTACTTTTATCTAAAACGCAAAAAATTAAAAGCCAACCCATTCTTGCGCCCGATTATGGCATTATTGTTACAGCTTATAAATATGCAGGCAACCTGCCTAATGTAATCACCTCTTTATTGAACCAGGATTATCCGCATTATATGATTTATGTAGTTGCCGATAACTGTGGCGATGACGTAATTTTTCCCGAACATGATAAACTGGTAATCCTAAAACCGAAGCCTGCATTGGGCAATCAGCTAAAATCCCATTTTCTCGCCATTAACAATTTTAAAAGGCCTCATAATATTGTAACCATTATTGACAGTGATAATTTAACGCACCCGGCTTATCTGTCCGGGCTCAATAAATGGTTCAACAGGGGCTTTAAAGCAGTACAGGGCGTAAGAGCAGCTAAAAACACCAATACAGAATATGCATCGCTTGATGCCGTTAATGAAATGTATTATCTTTTTTATGACCGGAAAATATTATTTGGGATAGGCTCTTCCTGCATGCTTTCGGGTTCCGGTATGGCTTTTACCACTGCGCTCTACAAAGAATGCCTGCAAAGCTCCAACTCTTCCGGCGCAGGGTTTGATAAAATACTTCAAAAAGAAATACTCCTACGCAATCACCGGATTGCATTTGCCGAAAACGCCATAGTGTATGACGAAAAAACTGCGTCGGCAGACCAATTGGTAAAGCAAAGGGCAAGATGGATTAATACATGGTTCCGATATTCAAAGTTCGGCTTTCAACTCATGTTAAAGGGAATTATTAACTTCAACCTTAATCAATGGTTGTTTGGATTTGTGCTGGTGAGGCCGCCATTATTTATGTTGCTTATTCTTTGCCTTGCTATAACGGTGATTAACTTTTTCATCAACCCCTATTTTGCATTGGCCTGGGTATTTGCTTTATTGCTTTTTACCCTTGGCTTTTTTATAGCTTTATATAATTCCGGTGCAGGCAAAAATTTATATAAGGCATTGTGGCATATACCTAAATTTATTTTTTTACAAATTGTTTCTTTATTTAAGGCTAAAAAAGCCAATGAAATATCTGTTTCCACCCAACATCAGATACATGAGGAAATAGATACCCTTATAAAATAA